Below is a window of Equus quagga isolate Etosha38 chromosome 1, UCLA_HA_Equagga_1.0, whole genome shotgun sequence DNA.
ATAGCTGAATGTACAAAATGCAAAcatgaaaataatgatatttacCTAAGAGAGTCAGTAACGACTTCAGAAAGAAGTTaatatgtgagtgtgtgttggAAAATAAGTAGGATTttgccaagaaaagaaagagaaaaacaaagaaatgaagacataacATTTAAAGCCTTGAAAATAAACTGTgttctgaaatgaaaagtttttcAGTATCCAGATTAAAGCATAGGATATGTTGGCAAAAAGGGGTGGTCAAGAAAAGTCTGGAAGGTCAAGTCAAAGGTCACTTTGCCAGGTTCCATTTGCCATTTTGAAGTTGGCCATAGGCCTGGGAGCTGAGAGACAAAGATTCCAGGGCTAATGGAAATGATTCAGCAAAGATTGtgttagagaagaaaatagaggatgGGATGGAAATTTTTGTAAGTCTGCTTAACATTGTAAGCACTAATTTCTCAAAACCAAAGCAGTTTTTTTGAGGGGGGAGGACAATAGAAAgttgtctttttcatcttggtCTTACCCTTTCACACCTTTCTTAGGAGGTTTGCTCTTGAATTGGCGAGTCTGCCTCTGCTTGAACTTGGGAGGCCCTTTGCGTGGGGTAGTGGGACCCTGGTTTGAAGCTGGAGGAGCTAAAGTAGTGCTGTCACTCATTCTGATGGTCCTTTGCCGGCTGATGGCTCTTTTTCAGGCTCCTtaaacaatgagagaaaaaaagaaaatctttcaagATGTGGGGACCATTGCTTATTAGACCTTTACTGTAAACTTGGGAAGAAAAGCACCTTGACAAAGAAGCACAGTATTTTGTGTTGACACACAAgaaaaagttatcttttaaaggtattttaaagaaaacatgataTTAATAGATGGAGGCACTCAATATAGTGGGTTGTAAACTGGCAACTGATAAATTTAAAAGCTCAAAAATCTAGGTAGATATGTTCACTGCTAGCTTTCTATGTGAATTTATTATAATGTTCTACTTCGCCTCTGTGACCACCAGTTCCATCTGTAAGAGAGGAAAATGAACTAATGATATCTACAGTCTTTACAGCACAGGTATGTTATTTAAGCTTTACATATTTCTCTATCCAGCTGCAAAATAACCTGACTCGATGTTTACTGGCTCATTTTTTATGGGCTTTGTTCTTCATGgtccttattttgttttatccCCCTGTCAAACAGAGACTTCTCTCTTAGTTCTGGGAGATGACAATGTAGTTGTCTGGACAGGGAGAGCTCTGAACCAGGAATACAACATCCATGTAGTACTCAAtacaccccaacacacacacacacacacacacacacacacatacacaaataggGAAGTCAACGCAGAGTGATTAAGCAGGAAGTTGGTACTTTAACTCCACATccagacacatttctcagaaatctTCGATATTTTCTCCTATCCAAATCATGGACATATCCAACGTAGTTTTCACAGACTTTTATTTTAACTACAGAAATGTACATTGTCATTCTTCAAGTACAAATAAAAGAGCATGATTaacaaagataaattttaaaaataactatgctAAGCTAACGGAtgacattgttttttctttctccttttctatcacAAATGTTGATCATACTTAGCCTGGGAAGGATGATTCTGAAAATCTCCAAAGAACTTCCAAGCAGCCTTAATTTCTTACCCTAAAACAACCCCTTCCATAGTCTACCGCCTGGGAGCTTTGCTTTATGAAGATTCCTTGTTTCACCCACAGATTTATGCTGATATTCTTAGCTTGGATTCTCTCTGACAATCTTTGGCTCATGCTAATCGTCTCTCTCTCTTTCCGCCACACTGCGCATCTTTCAAATCTTATTGTATAACCTCAAGTTCGTCAACTTTTTCTAATTACTTTCAAAATCAGGTTAAATTGTTATTCTTGCCTCCAAGATATTTTTTACTTAGTTTCTTTTCGCCAATTGCTATTTTCATTCTCCCCTGCCAGTCCTCAACTTCTTCAATAGAAATACATCGACTGATCCGTGAGCTGGTACCAGGGATGATGAACGTCAGGAGCCTGGATCACCTTCTCATGCTATGGATCCTGTCTCAATCCCCCACTGGAATATGCTCCAGGAGGCCACTTTTTCAGTTTTGGGTCATTTCTGTAGCCTCAAAACCTGcaacattgcctggcacatagtaggtgcgtCATATATATTTGTCATATGAgtgactaaataaatgaagaaatctaGCTAATCCCTTGAACCTTGGGTCTTGAGATCCTGACCCTGTGACCTTCTCCATCAAACCAAAGAGAAAGCATCAGCTGATCTTCACCTCACAAAGCCCTAAGTAGCTTTAGGAAATGTATTACCAGCTGCTCTGCTCACTGACTCCAATTCTTGTGCTGTGGGCCCTCTCCTTTCCCGGTAAACAGGCAAAGACTGTGCCTCTCCCAAGTATAGTTGGGACCATGGGAATCACTGGTAGGCAGCCAAGACCAGCATTATTCTCAGAGTGTGCCTCCAGTAACTgacacatcccagctctgccaaagCTGCAGAGGAAAACTAGAGAATTTCTCTCAGATCAAGTTTTTTAGACTTCCCAATTCTTTCAAAGTAGTAAGAAAACacaaactttcctttctctcatctgGAAAATCTACTAGGACTAAGATTGCCAGAttcagcaaatgaaaatacagggcatccaattaaatttaaatttcatgtaaacaacaaataatttttcagtataagtatatcccaaatgtTGCATGGTACAtacttatacttaaaaaaatcatttgttgcttatttgaaattcaaatttaactgggaatattctattttatctgaAACTCTAACTATCACCCTACCATGTTAGATCCAGAGTCTATAACATGAGGCCTAATAATTACAATCAGTTAAATTATCCTTTGGGAGACAATATAGTGTAAACAGTATGGGCTTTAGAATCAAATAGACATAGTTTCAAATTCCTGCTCCACaaaactggctgtgtgaccttggataaattgCACACATTGCATAATgaggctctctgggcctcattccatgtataaaatgaatcaaataatACCTTCTTTTTAGGGTTATGGGGAACGTTAGAGGGGATAATATAAATAGAGTATTTGGTGAAAAGTACTCAAAAAAGAGTACCTGTGTACCAGATCTTCTGGAAGTCAAGGAAACCATGCACATGCACGCAAACCTGGTTGTGACACAGGTTCACCCACCCCGCGACACCCCTTCTCCTGGGCCGTCTGCTGCTGGTCACGTGCCCAAGTGGCAGTTGTCATCAGCACTTGCTGGATAATACTCTGCATTCCCCAAACCCCGAGCTATTAACTTATTCCTGGTCTCAAAATTCTGTCTTAAGAAGCTTTTCTTGGATTCCTTTGACACCACTCAGCAACTTTGGAGAACTTAAAAATCACACTTGACTTCCATCTTCCCCTGCTTacacttcctcctttttcttgcaAGTTTCTTTGGCAAGTTTATTTAATTTAGAAGTTGCACCTCTAGGCTTGGATAGAGCTCACGTCTAATTCTAGCTGTGATGCATCATGTAAAAGAATTCTCTTCAGGAAGATTACCTAAAAGCTGCCTGGTTAACCCCTGCATCCTCATGGCCCTCAGGATTTGCGCTATGGATGATGATTGTTATGATGTTTGTTGTATGTTTCACgtacaatatttcatttttgagtaCCTAGGACAGTCAACCAATCCCTAGAGTGTTTGTGGCATAGATTCACCCTCTAGGTCTCCCTATAAAACCTTTAGAAGGAGCAGAGCAAGTATGACCCTTTCCTGCCTTGGAAGTCAATCGTGTCAGCCATAGATGTCACCAAGGCTAAACTTATCCCGACCATGCTTTCCTAGGAATTCCAAGGGCACCCCTGGAGCCAAAAATCCTGAATCCAGCATCAGTCTTGATTTTAGCTGTAAGAGGCATCACATTTTTGCCCCCAAAATTGTCAACTAATTCATTCCTTCATGAGGCAGaatgttttcctgtgttttaaGCAATGTTAGCCCTTCCCCTTTTAAAGATTACAAGCTGTTCTTCtgcagaaagaagcagaggcaGGAATGTAATGTTTCAAGACATAGTTTTGTAGGGAACTGGGGTTAGTGTCGCCTTAGACCCAGGGCAGCAGAGCTCAGCTGTAGGAAGCTGCAGAGGAGGATCCTCCATAAATTCCAGGTAAAAAAGGGCAGTTTCGGAAGATCCTTGAGTCAAGTTCTCTGATGCTGCTATTATCACCCTAGACTTCCAGTTCTGTCTTTCTCAGCAAAGACATGGACAGATAGATGATTCCTTTGTTAATGGACTAAGAGAGTGGGTGGAGTACTTTTCCTCCACTGATGAGGTTGGGCCCATAAATGTCACCCAGCGTCCTGCCAAGGCAGACAGAATCAAGTAATTTGCAGAGCCAAGGAAGACCCAAACCAAGGCcatgaaaaagcaaaaccaaaaatccAGCAAGTACCTTGCTTCAGATTGGAACAAACAAACACTTTAACCTCAGAAGAGGAAGGGTAAGCCACCCACAGTGCCCTGTGGTCATTCCCAAGCTGGCTCTCAGCTTCCTTTCTCCTTACCCTCACACGGTCTGTCAGCCTCTTGGTGCCTCGGCCAAGCTTTCAGGCACATCCTGGGAGTAGAGAACTGTTTGCTCTAAGGTCATGTAGTCCCCCAAACCCTCCTTTCCCAGAAAACTGTTTGCCATGGAGCCACAAAAAGGAAGCCTCAGTTTTGGGTTCCTTCTGAATGAATAATGACTAATAATCTAGGTTTGCAGTGACCTTATAATAATCAAATTTCACTTATTAGCTCATGTggcattttaaggaaatttagtTGCGTTTCCTcatgttttctcccatttccaACCCCAACCCCAGTCCAAGCCCACAAGTTCAGTGtgttctcttcttccatttctttgttttagaaCCAGCTCAACGCTCTCCCCCAAGCCCTTGATTATATTCTGCTTAAACTcatcagaaatggagaaatactCACTGAGCTGAATGTTGCTCCTATAAGCTGTCCAGTTGCCTTCTTCACAGTGGAAGAATAAAGGATCTTTGCATCCTGATTTATCTCTCTGTAATACCCTCATGCTACCTAATCTCCCCGTCATAAGCTTAGAGCACCAACCTAGGTGCAAAGAAGGTGGAGGAACACAAGGTGAGACTGGGACAGGCTTAGGAGTTTTCTGATAATTGGATTCTCTTACAAAACTGACTTGGGCTCTCTCCTGTCAACAAACAGGTACTGaattcacagacacacacagtgtTGCTATACAAGGGTGGATTTGTGGTTTGTGATTCAATATCTTTTGTCCTTCCCCATTCCCAGCTTTACTCCATGCTACCCACCATTCCTTCCCTGACACACACATCCCCATGCACacaatcaatctctctctctgtcacacacacaaatacctaCCTAGATACACACCATGACATAATTTTTATAGGACTCTAGATAACTAGAAAAAAGAGAGTGAACCATAGTGCCCCTTGCTGCAGTGGGGACACTGATCATGTGAGCAGTGACATTGAGAAGTATATAATATCTCTCCCTAATTGGTATTGTATGTATTTCCTCAGAGAGAGGGAACCACAAGTCAGGAACCACAGATGAGGACTGACATAAAACTCAGTGGTACTTGACAGAGAAAGAGCCCAAGAGATAGCTGGGAACTCTTAACTGATGACATTTATTCGAGAATTGATTGCTGGATCTTCCATACCCAAAGGCTTCAGGTCGTACAACTCAGGCTACAATCCAATTCAGTGGGACACTTGACTTCAATATTCCAATTTCATTGAGCCACTAGTATTATTTTGTACATCAGTTTATACAGTTTTAAATAGACCTTAGCCCATATGCCAGTATCATTAAGCTCTTTTGACAAATTTGTCATAGAGAAATTGTGATTTATTTAAGACTGCATATAAAGTTAGTTGTGGCACCAAGAGCAAGGCCCAGGCCTGGGAATACTTTTCATACTCAGCTGTCTCTCTACAATACTACAGCAAAGCAGACACGGACCAAGATGCATGTGTTGCCAGTTACTCTCATGCCTTGCCAGTGAATTGCAGTGTGCCTTCTCTAAGTTGTTACATCTTAGAGAATTGTCCTGCATAAGATTATAGAGAAAGAAGGTCAATTTATCCTTCCTAGGCAGGGAAAGATCCTTAACCTGCAGCCCCAAGCAGATCACATGGGCAGCTAAACAGCTTAAGGGTTTTAAAACAAGCTTTCCCATGGTCTTTACCAAAATTAGAGGAGTTTTGAAGGTAGCAAACACCTTGCAGAGCCAGCAGAGTGTTTGGTCTCTGGATAGGTCTTTCCACTCCCTTCTCTGCATCTCCATTACCATTCACATGTTTCTCTACTTCTACTCACCAGCTCAGGGATAATTAGGGGCTTATCTGTCAAACTctcacattttctccatttatttggtgAACGACTGCAATTCATAAGGGCAGTGGAAAGAGCAACAAGCTGAGTGTTCTAGAATGTTGCTAGTCAAAGTGAAACAGCATCAGCACCACTTGGGCACTTGTTAGAAAAGCAGGATCTCAGGCCCTGCTCCAGATCTACCGAATCAGAAGCTGCATATTAACAAGGTACCAAGGTGAACTGTTTGCACATTAACGTCTGAGAAGTATTATTCTAGACCCATGCGTAGGCTTGGTTTGACCACAAGTCTGCTATGTGAGAAGATTGCcacctctttgagtctcagtttccccatatacAAAATGAACGATTTAGCATGCCAGGGTTCTCAATTGTTTTCCGTCCCAACACacttgagagagagaaaccacatTCATCAGTGACAGGGTTTGTAACCCAGTGATTCTCAATGTTGAGGGCAGCAGGGGAGGGCTGCTATGCCACAACTCTTCTCCCTCCGTGGGAGACTTAGGAGAATGGAGAGTGAGGGGGGAAGGGGGTGTGGAAAGGCCAAgtatataatttgaaaagactCTCCCAATGTGATTCTAATACAGCTCTCAAGGGTGTAGGATTAGAAAATTCTTAAATTGCTTTACAGACTTAAAAGTTTATGTTCTTGCCAGTTCTGGACCAACATGGAGTAGACATACTTCTTCCCATGCTTCCTGCTAAATACAGCTAAAAATCCTGGATATTATACATGAAGCAAGCATAAGAATATTTTAGgaagtcaagagaagaaaggagaccaAATAGGGAACTTAGGACTCAAGAAACAACATGGTAATAagtttccctgttttctttttgctttgtatatCCTGAAGTGCATGCAGGACAGCAACCCAGAAACATCAACAGAAGCAGACAAAAAAAGCCTCTCAAAAAGCCTGTTCTCTCTAGACAAATGACCAGGAAGATGAAATCCAGTAAGGCAGAAACCATTTAAGCAGCAAAAAAAACCCTACTCCAGTCAATCATCATGGAAAAAATATGGTCAACCTCAACTCCATCCACAAAGGCTGAGTAGGGAGATTTCCATCTTGGCCCAGCTATAATAAGGTAACCCTACCCCCACCTCGGGTAGTATCAGAGAAGGCCGCATGGGTGAACTTTCATCTCCAACCAGCGATAATattcacccctcctcctccctatTAGAGTGATGTCAGAGGAGCCCCAGTAAGCAACCTGAATTTTCACTACCATTGTGCAATAACAATGTAtctaaagaagaatgaaatgaaaattttagaactgaaaaatacaataaccaacaTAAACGACTCAATGGATGTGCTCAACAACACAatggaaaggacagagaaaaaactcagtgaacttaaagacagAACAATACAAATTTTCTTatctgaacaaaagagaaaatagaccaGAAAAATTAATAGAACCTCAGTGATCTGCGAAAGTAAAATCtctaacattcatgtcatcagagttccagaaagagaggagaaaaggttGAGGCTgaaaaagtacttgaagaaataatagctgaaaatttccaaaatttggtgaaagacgTAAGCCTATCTATGGTGTCACGAAGCTACCAATACCCAATGGTATAAACCCAAGAAA
It encodes the following:
- the PDE6H gene encoding retinal cone rhodopsin-sensitive cGMP 3',5'-cyclic phosphodiesterase subunit gamma — translated: MSDSTTLAPPASNQGPTTPRKGPPKFKQRQTRQFKSKPPKKGVKGFGDDIPGMEGLGTDITVICPWEAFSHLELHELAQFGII